A portion of the bacterium genome contains these proteins:
- a CDS encoding type II toxin-antitoxin system death-on-curing family toxin encodes MNRPVVYLDLEDLLYLAGRLLGNPPPVREVGLLGAAVARPQTTVFGDEAYPDLWTKAAALLHSIVKGYPLVDGNKRLGWLATATFLEINGVTATGATNEDVYRFVIGVAGGNDDVDQLADQLRRLVA; translated from the coding sequence ATGAACCGACCGGTCGTCTATCTCGACCTCGAGGACCTCTTGTACCTGGCCGGGAGGCTGCTGGGGAATCCACCGCCCGTACGTGAGGTGGGCCTACTCGGCGCCGCGGTCGCGCGGCCCCAAACGACCGTATTCGGCGATGAAGCGTATCCGGACCTATGGACGAAGGCTGCGGCTCTTCTGCATTCGATCGTGAAGGGATATCCGCTGGTGGATGGCAACAAACGCCTAGGTTGGCTGGCCACCGCCACGTTCCTCGAGATCAATGGGGTCACGGCAACCGGCGCCACCAACGAAGATGTCTACCGGTTCGTGATCGGCGTCGCTGGCGGAAACGACGATGTCGACCAGCTAGCGGATCAGCTCAGGCGGCTCGTCGCCTGA
- a CDS encoding CopG family transcriptional regulator — translation MVSIWYHHAMAMTLRLAEDEHTALRERAASEGISMQEAARRAVRDYVLRGQHRERVSAAARRVMEAHADVLRRLGE, via the coding sequence GTGGTATCAATCTGGTATCATCATGCCATGGCCATGACCCTTCGCCTGGCCGAAGACGAGCACACGGCGTTGCGGGAACGCGCCGCGAGTGAGGGGATCTCCATGCAGGAGGCTGCCCGGCGGGCTGTCAGGGACTACGTCCTGAGGGGACAGCATCGAGAGCGGGTGTCCGCCGCTGCCCGGCGCGTGATGGAGGCCCACGCCGACGTGCTCAGACGCCTGGGTGAATGA